One Candidatus Rokuibacteriota bacterium DNA window includes the following coding sequences:
- a CDS encoding carboxylesterase, translating to MPDLLEAIEIETGPQPRAAVILMHGLGADGHDFKPVVPHLGLPETVPVRFVFPHAPYRPVTINRGFVMRAWYDVYDVPDAGGGRQEDAEGVRGSQAQIEALIERERARGIPAGRLFLAGFSQGGAMALHTGLRHSERLAGIIALSCHLPLAGTLAAEASPANRGVPIFIAHGTDDEVIPLTRARHSRDRLLELGYGVTWREYPMPHAVSAEEIRDLAAWLREVLGPRA from the coding sequence ATGCCCGATCTGCTCGAGGCGATCGAGATCGAGACCGGCCCGCAGCCGCGGGCGGCCGTCATCTTGATGCACGGACTCGGCGCCGACGGCCACGATTTCAAGCCCGTGGTCCCACACCTCGGCCTGCCGGAGACCGTGCCTGTCCGCTTCGTCTTCCCGCACGCGCCCTACCGCCCGGTGACGATCAACCGCGGATTCGTCATGCGCGCCTGGTACGACGTCTACGATGTACCCGACGCGGGCGGCGGGCGTCAGGAGGACGCCGAGGGCGTGCGGGGCTCCCAGGCCCAGATCGAGGCCTTGATCGAGCGCGAGCGGGCGCGCGGGATCCCCGCAGGTCGGCTCTTCCTCGCCGGCTTCTCCCAGGGAGGCGCCATGGCCCTGCATACCGGCCTGCGCCATTCCGAACGGCTCGCCGGCATCATCGCGCTCTCGTGTCACCTCCCGCTGGCCGGCACCCTGGCGGCCGAGGCCAGCCCGGCGAATCGGGGCGTGCCCATCTTCATAGCCCACGGCACGGACGACGAGGTCATCCCCCTGACCCGAGCCCGTCACAGCCGCGACCGGCTGCTCGAGCTGGGCTACGGCGTGACGTGGCGCGAGTACCCCATGCCCCATGCGGTCTCGGCCGAGGAGATCCGCGACCTCGCCGCGTGGCTGCGCGAG